The Streptomyces sp. NBC_01353 genome contains a region encoding:
- the rplL gene encoding 50S ribosomal protein L7/L12, giving the protein MAKLSQDDLLAQFEEMTLIELSEFVKAFEEKFDVTAAAAVAVAGPAAAGAPAEAEAEQDEFDVILEGAGEKKIQVIKVVRELTSLGLKEAKDLVDGTPKPVLEKVAKEAAEKAAESLKAAGASVTVK; this is encoded by the coding sequence ATGGCGAAGCTGTCCCAGGACGACCTGCTCGCGCAGTTCGAGGAGATGACCCTCATCGAGCTCTCCGAGTTCGTGAAGGCCTTCGAGGAGAAGTTCGACGTCACCGCCGCCGCGGCCGTCGCCGTCGCCGGCCCCGCCGCTGCGGGCGCCCCGGCCGAGGCCGAGGCCGAGCAGGACGAGTTCGACGTCATCCTCGAGGGTGCGGGCGAGAAGAAGATCCAGGTCATCAAGGTCGTGCGTGAGCTCACCTCCCTGGGCCTGAAGGAGGCCAAGGACCTCGTCGACGGCACCCCGAAGCCGGTCCTCGAGAAGGTCGCCAAGGAGGCCGCGGAGAAGGCTGCCGAGTCCCTCAAGGCTGCCGGCGCCTCCGTCACGGTCAAGTAA
- the rplJ gene encoding 50S ribosomal protein L10 — protein sequence MARPDKAAAVAELEDKFRSSNAVVLTSYTGLTVAQLKTLRRSLGENAQYAVVKNTLTKIAANQAGIAALDDQLAGSTAAAFVTGDPVESAKALRDFAKENPNLVIKGGVLDGKALTADEFKKLADLESREVLLSKLAGAFKGKQSQTASLLQALPSKFVRTAEALRVKLAEQGGAE from the coding sequence ATGGCAAGGCCCGACAAGGCTGCCGCGGTAGCCGAGCTGGAGGACAAGTTCCGCAGCTCGAACGCCGTCGTGCTGACCTCGTACACGGGGCTCACCGTGGCGCAGCTCAAGACGCTGCGTCGTTCGCTCGGTGAGAACGCCCAGTACGCCGTGGTGAAGAACACGCTGACCAAGATTGCGGCCAACCAGGCCGGGATCGCCGCGCTGGACGACCAGCTTGCTGGTTCGACCGCGGCCGCCTTCGTCACCGGTGACCCGGTGGAGTCGGCGAAGGCTCTGCGTGACTTCGCCAAGGAGAACCCGAACCTCGTCATCAAGGGCGGTGTCCTTGATGGCAAGGCGCTGACCGCCGACGAGTTCAAGAAGCTTGCGGACCTCGAGTCCCGCGAGGTTCTGCTCAGCAAGCTGGCCGGCGCGTTCAAGGGCAAGCAGTCCCAGACTGCCTCGCTCCTCCAGGCGCTGCCGTCGAAGTTCGTCCGCACCGCGGAGGCGCTTCGCGTCAAGCTCGCCGAGCAGGGCGGTGCCGAGTAA
- the rpoB gene encoding DNA-directed RNA polymerase subunit beta, whose protein sequence is MAASRNASTNTNNGASTAPLRISFAKIKEPLEVPNLLALQTESFDWLLGNAAWKARVEAALESGQDVPRKSGLEEIFEEISPIEDFSGSMSLTFRDHRFEPPKNSIDECKDRDFTYGAPLFVTAEFTNNETGEIKSQTVFMGDFPLMTNKGTFVINGTERVVVSQLVRSPGVYFDSSIDKTSDKDIFSAKIIPSRGAWLEMEIDKRDMVGVRIDRKRKQSVTVLLKALGWTTEQILQEFGEYESMRATLEKDHTQGQDDALLDIYRKLRPGEPPTREAAQTLLENLYFNPKRYDLAKVGRYKVNKKLGADEPLDAGVLTTDDIIATIKYLVKLHAGETETIGESGRDIVVETDDIDHFGNRRLRNVGELIQNQVRTGLARMERVVRERMTTQDVEAITPQTLINIRPVVASIKEFFGTSQLSQFMDQNNPLSGLTHKRRLSALGPGGLSRERAGFEVRDVHPSHYGRMCPIETPEGPNIGLIGSLASYGRVNAFGFIETPYRKVVDGQVTDEVDYITADEEDRYVIAQANATLNDELRFTEPRVLVRRRGGEVDYVPPTEVDYMDVSPRQMVSVATAMIPFLEHDDANRALMGANMMRQAVPLIKSEAPLVGTGMEYRCATDAGDVPKADKDGVVQEVSADYITVANDDGTYTTYRMAKFSRSNQGTSVNQKVVVSEGDRVIEGQVLADGPATENGEMALGKNLLVAFMPWEGHNYEDAIILSQRLVQDDVLSSIHIEEHEVDARDTKLGPEEITRDIPNVSEEVLADLDERGIIRIGAEVVAGDILVGKVTPKGETELTPEERLLRAIFGEKAREVRDTSLKVPHGETGKVIGVRVFDREEGDELPPGVNQLVRVYVAQKRKITDGDKLAGRHGNKGVISKILPIEDMPFLEDGTPVDIILNPLGVPSRMNPGQVLEIHLGWLASRGWDVSGLADDWAQRLQAIGADVVAPGTNVATPVFDGAREDELAGLLQHTIPNRDGERMVQPTGKARLFDGRSGEPFPDPISIGYMYILKLHHLVDDKLHARSTGPYSMITQQPLGGKAQFGGQRFGEMEVWALEAYGAAYALQELLTIKSDDVTGRVKVYEAIVKGENIPEPGIPESFKVLIKEMQSLCLNVEVLSSDGMSIEMRDTDEDVFRAAEELGIDLSRREPSSVEEV, encoded by the coding sequence TTGGCCGCCTCGCGCAACGCCTCGACCAATACGAACAACGGCGCCAGCACCGCCCCGCTGCGCATCTCCTTTGCAAAGATCAAGGAGCCCCTCGAGGTTCCGAACCTCCTCGCGCTGCAGACCGAGAGCTTTGACTGGCTGCTCGGCAATGCCGCCTGGAAGGCTCGCGTCGAGGCAGCTCTCGAGTCGGGTCAGGACGTCCCCAGGAAGTCGGGTCTGGAGGAGATCTTCGAGGAGATCTCCCCGATCGAGGACTTCTCCGGGTCGATGTCGCTGACCTTCCGCGACCACCGCTTCGAGCCCCCGAAGAACTCGATCGACGAGTGCAAGGACCGTGACTTCACGTACGGCGCCCCGCTCTTCGTCACCGCCGAGTTCACCAACAACGAGACCGGCGAGATCAAGTCCCAGACGGTCTTCATGGGCGACTTCCCGCTCATGACGAACAAGGGCACCTTCGTCATCAACGGCACCGAGCGTGTCGTGGTCTCGCAGCTCGTCCGTTCGCCGGGCGTCTACTTCGACTCCTCGATCGACAAGACGTCCGACAAGGACATCTTCTCGGCCAAGATCATCCCGTCCCGGGGTGCCTGGCTGGAGATGGAGATCGACAAGCGCGACATGGTCGGTGTCCGCATCGACCGCAAGCGCAAGCAGTCCGTCACCGTCCTCCTGAAGGCGCTCGGCTGGACCACCGAGCAGATCCTGCAGGAGTTCGGCGAGTACGAGTCCATGCGCGCCACCCTGGAGAAGGACCACACCCAGGGCCAGGACGACGCGCTGCTCGACATCTACCGCAAGCTGCGTCCGGGCGAGCCGCCGACCCGTGAGGCCGCTCAGACGCTGCTCGAGAACCTCTACTTCAACCCGAAGCGCTACGACCTCGCGAAGGTCGGCCGCTACAAGGTGAACAAGAAGCTCGGCGCGGATGAGCCGCTGGACGCCGGTGTCCTGACCACCGACGACATCATCGCCACGATCAAGTACCTCGTGAAGCTTCACGCGGGCGAGACCGAGACGATCGGCGAGTCGGGCCGGGACATCGTCGTCGAGACCGACGACATCGACCACTTCGGCAACCGTCGTCTGCGTAACGTCGGCGAGCTCATCCAGAACCAGGTCCGTACGGGTCTGGCTCGTATGGAGCGCGTCGTGCGTGAGCGCATGACCACCCAGGACGTCGAGGCGATCACGCCGCAGACCCTGATCAACATCCGGCCGGTCGTCGCCTCCATCAAGGAGTTCTTCGGCACCAGCCAGCTGTCGCAGTTCATGGACCAGAACAACCCGCTGTCGGGTCTGACGCACAAGCGTCGTCTCTCGGCTCTGGGTCCCGGTGGTCTGTCCCGTGAGCGGGCCGGCTTCGAGGTCCGAGACGTGCACCCGTCCCACTACGGACGTATGTGCCCGATCGAGACCCCCGAAGGCCCGAACATCGGTCTGATCGGTTCGCTCGCCTCGTACGGCCGCGTCAACGCGTTCGGCTTCATCGAGACGCCGTACCGCAAGGTCGTCGACGGCCAGGTCACCGACGAGGTCGACTACATCACGGCCGACGAAGAGGACCGCTACGTCATCGCCCAGGCGAACGCGACCCTGAACGACGAGCTCCGCTTCACCGAGCCGCGCGTTCTGGTCCGCCGCCGTGGTGGCGAGGTCGACTACGTCCCGCCGACCGAGGTCGACTACATGGACGTCTCGCCGCGCCAGATGGTGTCGGTCGCGACGGCCATGATCCCCTTCCTCGAGCACGACGACGCCAACCGTGCCCTCATGGGCGCGAACATGATGCGTCAGGCGGTGCCGCTGATTAAGTCCGAGGCCCCGCTCGTCGGTACCGGCATGGAGTACCGCTGTGCCACCGACGCCGGTGACGTGCCGAAGGCCGACAAGGACGGTGTCGTCCAGGAGGTCTCGGCCGACTACATCACCGTCGCCAACGACGACGGCACGTACACCACGTACCGGATGGCCAAGTTCTCCCGCTCGAACCAGGGCACCTCGGTCAACCAGAAGGTCGTCGTCTCCGAGGGCGACCGGGTCATCGAGGGCCAGGTCCTCGCCGACGGCCCGGCCACCGAGAACGGTGAGATGGCGCTCGGCAAGAACCTGCTCGTGGCGTTCATGCCGTGGGAGGGTCACAACTACGAGGACGCGATCATCCTGTCGCAGCGCCTCGTGCAGGACGACGTCCTCTCCTCGATCCACATCGAGGAGCACGAGGTCGACGCCCGTGACACCAAGCTCGGCCCGGAGGAGATCACCCGGGACATCCCGAACGTCTCCGAGGAGGTCCTCGCCGACCTCGACGAGCGCGGCATCATCCGTATCGGTGCCGAGGTCGTCGCCGGCGACATCCTCGTCGGCAAGGTCACGCCCAAGGGTGAGACCGAGCTGACCCCGGAGGAGCGTCTGCTCCGCGCGATCTTCGGTGAGAAGGCGCGTGAGGTCCGTGACACCTCGCTGAAGGTGCCGCACGGCGAGACCGGCAAGGTCATCGGCGTCCGCGTCTTCGACCGCGAGGAGGGCGACGAGCTTCCCCCGGGCGTGAACCAGCTGGTCCGCGTCTACGTCGCCCAGAAGCGCAAGATCACCGATGGTGACAAGCTCGCCGGCCGTCACGGCAACAAGGGTGTCATCTCGAAGATCCTTCCGATCGAGGACATGCCGTTCCTCGAGGACGGAACTCCGGTCGACATCATCCTCAACCCGCTGGGTGTCCCGTCCCGAATGAACCCGGGACAGGTCCTGGAGATCCACCTCGGCTGGCTCGCCAGCCGCGGCTGGGACGTCTCCGGCCTCGCGGACGACTGGGCGCAGCGCCTGCAGGCCATCGGCGCCGACGTGGTCGCCCCGGGCACCAACGTCGCCACCCCCGTCTTCGACGGTGCGCGTGAGGACGAGCTCGCGGGTCTGCTTCAGCACACCATCCCGAACCGCGACGGCGAGCGCATGGTGCAGCCGACCGGTAAGGCGCGTCTGTTCGACGGCCGCTCCGGCGAGCCGTTCCCGGACCCGATCTCCATCGGGTACATGTACATCCTCAAGCTCCACCACCTGGTCGACGACAAGCTGCACGCCCGGTCGACCGGTCCCTACTCGATGATCACCCAGCAGCCGCTGGGTGGTAAGGCCCAGTTCGGTGGCCAGCGCTTCGGTGAGATGGAGGTGTGGGCGCTGGAGGCATACGGCGCCGCGTACGCCCTCCAGGAGCTGCTGACGATCAAGTCCGACGACGTGACCGGCCGCGTGAAGGTCTACGAGGCCATCGTCAAGGGCGAGAACATCCCTGAGCCCGGCATCCCCGAGTCCTTCAAGGTGCTCATCAAGGAGATGCAGTCCCTGTGCCTCAACGTGGAGGTGCTGTCCTCGGACGGCATGTCCATCGAGATGCGCGACACCGACGAGGACGTCTTCCGCGCAGCGGAGGAGCTCGGTATCGACCTGTCCCGGCGCGAGCCGAGCAGCGTCGAAGAGGTCTGA
- a CDS encoding peptidoglycan-binding protein, whose product MATPLTADQLLAALRAEGVTVVEHDGWRTHNRNQAGPWGPVNGVMIHHTVSSGTASSVELCYNGYDGLPGPLCHGVIAKDGTVHLVGNGRANHAGGGDPSVLQAVITETYGDRPPAPHEHQGSAGAVDGNTRFYGFECINLGNGTDPWPAAQLDAIERASAAICRAHGWGAKSVIGHLEWSDWKSDPRGFAMPGMRDRVQQRLASSPAKQQPAAQKPAAPRYQPFPGTSFFKTNPSSPIVTAMGRRLVSEGCSAYATGPSPRWSEADRRSYAKWQRKLGFSGSDADGWPGATSWNALKVPYTK is encoded by the coding sequence ATGGCCACCCCCCTCACCGCCGATCAACTCCTCGCCGCCCTGCGCGCCGAGGGCGTCACCGTCGTCGAGCACGACGGCTGGCGCACCCACAACCGCAACCAGGCCGGCCCCTGGGGCCCGGTGAACGGCGTGATGATCCACCACACCGTCTCCAGCGGCACCGCCTCGTCCGTCGAGCTCTGCTACAACGGCTACGACGGCCTGCCCGGCCCGCTGTGCCACGGCGTGATCGCCAAGGACGGCACGGTCCATCTCGTCGGCAACGGCCGCGCCAACCACGCGGGCGGCGGCGACCCCTCCGTCCTCCAGGCCGTGATCACCGAGACCTACGGGGACCGCCCGCCGGCCCCGCACGAGCACCAGGGCAGCGCCGGCGCCGTCGACGGCAACACCCGCTTCTACGGCTTCGAGTGCATCAACCTCGGCAACGGCACCGACCCCTGGCCGGCCGCCCAGCTCGACGCCATCGAGCGGGCGTCCGCCGCGATCTGCCGCGCCCACGGCTGGGGCGCCAAGTCCGTCATCGGCCACCTCGAATGGTCCGACTGGAAGAGCGATCCGCGCGGCTTCGCCATGCCGGGTATGCGGGACCGGGTCCAGCAGCGGCTCGCCTCCTCCCCCGCCAAGCAGCAGCCGGCCGCGCAGAAGCCGGCTGCCCCGCGCTACCAGCCGTTCCCCGGCACCTCGTTCTTCAAGACGAACCCCAGCTCCCCGATCGTCACCGCGATGGGCCGCCGCCTCGTCTCCGAGGGCTGCTCCGCGTACGCCACGGGCCCGTCGCCCCGCTGGAGCGAGGCCGACCGGCGCAGCTACGCGAAGTGGCAGCGCAAGCTCGGCTTCAGCGGCTCCGACGCCGACGGCTGGCCGGGCGCCACGTCCTGGAACGCGCTCAAGGTCCCGTACACCAAGTAA
- a CDS encoding ATP-binding protein: MPIDPTQPWGVSIDYAGRATVTDGGHDVDVRVYDNTLGGPLEPDQLTGAYPAVYVTAQVDAHGETGAALRGYGLIVVNPPDGAPVVPDPTAVQQAVAAALVDFETRRAAYAALCATWAPAPAPAPAPAPEPEPEPEPEPEPSPAPAPAP; the protein is encoded by the coding sequence ATGCCCATCGACCCCACCCAGCCCTGGGGCGTCTCCATCGACTACGCCGGGCGAGCCACCGTCACCGACGGCGGCCACGACGTCGACGTACGCGTCTACGACAACACCCTCGGCGGCCCGCTGGAACCCGACCAGCTGACCGGCGCCTACCCCGCGGTCTACGTCACCGCCCAGGTCGACGCGCACGGTGAGACCGGCGCCGCCCTGCGCGGCTACGGCCTGATCGTCGTCAACCCGCCGGACGGCGCCCCGGTCGTCCCCGACCCGACCGCCGTCCAGCAGGCCGTCGCGGCGGCGCTCGTCGACTTCGAGACCCGCCGCGCCGCCTACGCCGCCCTCTGCGCGACCTGGGCGCCTGCCCCGGCGCCCGCCCCTGCCCCCGCACCGGAACCCGAGCCGGAGCCGGAGCCCGAGCCGGAGCCCAGCCCCGCGCCGGCGCCGGCGCCGTAA
- a CDS encoding DNA-directed RNA polymerase subunit beta' yields the protein MLDVNFFDELRIGLATADDIRQWSHGEVKKPETINYRTLKPEKDGLFCEKIFGPTRDWECYCGKYKRVRFKGIICERCGVEVTRAKVRRERMGHIELAAPVTHIWYFKGVPSRLGYLLDLAPKDLEKVIYFAAYMITFVDDERRTRDLPSLEAHVSVERQQIENRRDSDLEARAKKLETDLAELEAEGAKADVRRKVREGAEREMKQLRDRAQREIDRLDEVWSRFKNLKVQDLEGDELLYRELRDRFGTYFDGSMGAAALQKRLESFDLEEEAERLREIIRTGKGQKKTRALKRLKVVSAFLQTANSPKGMVLDCVPVIPPDLRPMVQLDGGRFATSDLNDLYRRVINRNNRLKRLLDLGAPEIIVNNEKRMLQEAVDALFDNGRRGRPVTGPGNRPLKSLSDMLKGKQGRFRQNLLGKRVDYSARSVIVVGPQLKLHQCGLPKAMALELFKPFVMKRLVDLNHAQNIKSAKRMVERGRTVVYDVLEEVIAEHPVLLNRAPTLHRLGIQAFEPQLVEGKAIQIHPLVCTAFNADFDGDQMAVHLPLSAEAQAEARILMLSSNNILKPADGRPVTMPTQDMVLGLFFLTTDGELRDTKGEGRAFGSTAEAIMAFDAGELALQSQIDIRFPIGTVPPRGWVPPVAEEGEPEWQQGDSFRLRTSLGRALFNELLPEDYPFVDYSVGKKQLSEIVNDLAERYPKVIVAATLDNLKAAGFYWATRSGVTVAISDVVVPEAKKAIVKGWEEQDEKVQKQYERGLITKEERTQELINIWTKATNEVAEAMNANFPKTNPIFMMVDSGARGNMMQMRQIAGMRGLVSNAKNETIPRPIKASFREGLSVLEYFISTHGARKGLADTALRTADSGYLTRRLVDVSQDVIIREEDCGTERGLKLRIAEKGADGILRKTDDVETSVYARMLAEDVVVDGKVIAPANVDLGDVLIDALVGAGVEEVKTRSVLTCESAVGTCAFCYGRSLATGKLVDIGEAVGIIAAQSIGEPGTQLTMRTFHTGGVAGDDITQGLPRVVELFEARQPKGVAPISEAAGRVRIEETEKTKKIVVTPDDGSDETAFPISKRARLLVGEGDHVEVGQKLTVGATNPHDVLRILGQRAVQVHLVGEVQKVYNSQGVSIHDKHIEIIIRQMLRRVTIIESGDAELLPGELVERSKFETENRRVVTEGGHPASGRPQLMGITKASLATESWLSAASFQETTRVLTDAAINAKSDSLIGLKENVIIGKLIPAGTGLSRYRNIRVEPTEEAKAAMYSAVGYDDIDYSPFGTGSGQAVPLEDYDYGPYNQ from the coding sequence GTGCTCGACGTCAACTTCTTCGATGAGCTCCGGATCGGTCTGGCCACCGCTGACGACATCCGTCAGTGGAGCCACGGCGAGGTCAAGAAGCCTGAGACCATCAACTACCGCACGCTCAAGCCTGAGAAGGACGGACTCTTCTGCGAGAAGATCTTCGGTCCGACCCGGGACTGGGAGTGCTACTGCGGCAAGTACAAGCGTGTCCGTTTCAAGGGCATCATCTGTGAGCGGTGTGGCGTAGAGGTCACCCGCGCCAAGGTGCGCCGTGAGCGGATGGGCCACATCGAGCTCGCCGCCCCGGTCACCCACATCTGGTACTTCAAGGGCGTCCCGTCGCGCCTCGGATACCTGCTGGACCTCGCGCCGAAGGACCTCGAGAAGGTCATCTACTTCGCCGCGTACATGATCACGTTCGTGGACGACGAGCGTCGTACGCGTGACCTGCCCTCGCTGGAGGCGCACGTCTCCGTCGAGCGTCAGCAGATCGAGAACCGTCGCGACTCCGACCTGGAGGCCCGCGCCAAGAAGCTCGAGACCGACCTGGCCGAGCTCGAGGCCGAGGGTGCCAAGGCCGACGTGCGCCGCAAGGTGCGCGAGGGCGCCGAGCGTGAGATGAAGCAGCTGCGCGACCGTGCGCAGCGCGAGATCGACCGTCTGGACGAGGTCTGGTCGCGCTTCAAGAACCTCAAGGTCCAGGACCTGGAGGGCGACGAGCTCCTCTACCGCGAGCTGCGTGACCGTTTCGGCACGTACTTCGACGGTTCGATGGGTGCCGCGGCGCTGCAGAAGCGCCTGGAGTCCTTCGACCTCGAGGAGGAGGCCGAGCGCCTCCGCGAGATCATCCGTACCGGCAAGGGCCAGAAGAAGACCCGTGCGCTCAAGCGCCTCAAGGTCGTCTCCGCGTTCCTGCAGACCGCGAACAGCCCCAAGGGCATGGTTCTCGACTGCGTGCCGGTGATCCCGCCGGACCTGCGTCCGATGGTGCAGCTGGACGGTGGCCGCTTCGCGACCTCCGACCTGAACGACCTGTACCGCCGTGTGATCAACCGCAACAACCGTCTGAAGCGTCTGCTCGACCTCGGTGCCCCCGAGATCATCGTGAACAACGAGAAGCGGATGCTCCAGGAGGCGGTCGACGCCCTCTTCGACAACGGCCGTCGTGGTCGCCCGGTCACGGGCCCCGGCAACCGTCCGCTGAAGTCCCTCAGCGACATGCTGAAGGGTAAGCAGGGTCGATTCCGTCAGAACCTGCTCGGTAAGCGTGTGGACTACTCCGCGCGTTCCGTCATCGTCGTCGGTCCGCAGCTGAAGCTGCACCAGTGTGGTCTGCCCAAGGCCATGGCGCTGGAGCTCTTCAAGCCGTTCGTGATGAAGCGCCTGGTCGACCTGAACCACGCGCAGAACATCAAGAGCGCCAAGCGGATGGTCGAGCGCGGCCGCACGGTCGTGTACGACGTCCTCGAAGAGGTCATCGCCGAGCACCCGGTTCTGCTGAACCGTGCGCCCACGCTGCACCGCCTCGGCATCCAGGCCTTCGAGCCCCAGCTGGTCGAGGGCAAGGCCATCCAGATCCACCCGCTCGTCTGCACCGCGTTCAACGCGGACTTCGACGGTGACCAGATGGCCGTCCACCTGCCGCTCTCCGCGGAGGCGCAGGCCGAGGCCCGCATCCTGATGCTGTCCTCGAACAACATCCTCAAGCCGGCCGACGGCCGTCCGGTCACGATGCCGACCCAGGACATGGTCCTCGGTCTGTTCTTCCTGACCACCGACGGTGAGCTCCGTGACACCAAGGGCGAGGGCCGCGCGTTCGGCTCCACGGCCGAGGCGATCATGGCGTTCGACGCCGGCGAGCTCGCGCTGCAGTCGCAGATCGACATCCGCTTCCCGATCGGCACCGTTCCGCCGCGCGGCTGGGTTCCCCCGGTCGCCGAGGAGGGCGAGCCGGAGTGGCAGCAGGGTGACTCGTTCCGCCTGCGTACGTCGCTGGGCCGCGCGCTCTTCAACGAGCTGCTGCCCGAGGACTACCCGTTCGTCGACTACTCGGTCGGCAAGAAGCAGCTCTCCGAGATCGTCAACGACCTCGCCGAGCGCTACCCCAAGGTCATCGTGGCGGCGACGCTCGACAACCTGAAGGCGGCGGGCTTCTACTGGGCGACCCGTTCCGGCGTCACCGTGGCCATCTCGGACGTTGTCGTCCCGGAGGCCAAGAAGGCGATCGTCAAGGGCTGGGAAGAGCAGGACGAGAAGGTCCAGAAGCAGTACGAGCGCGGTCTCATCACCAAGGAAGAGCGCACTCAGGAGCTCATCAACATCTGGACCAAGGCGACCAACGAGGTTGCCGAGGCGATGAACGCGAACTTCCCCAAGACGAACCCCATCTTCATGATGGTTGACTCGGGTGCCCGAGGAAACATGATGCAGATGCGTCAGATCGCCGGTATGCGTGGTCTGGTGTCGAACGCCAAGAACGAGACGATTCCCCGTCCCATCAAGGCGTCCTTCCGTGAGGGTCTCTCCGTCCTCGAGTACTTCATCTCGACGCACGGTGCCCGTAAGGGTCTGGCCGACACCGCCCTGCGTACCGCCGACTCGGGTTACCTGACCCGTCGTCTGGTGGACGTCTCGCAGGACGTGATCATCCGCGAGGAGGACTGTGGCACCGAGCGCGGTCTGAAGCTGCGGATCGCCGAGAAGGGTGCCGACGGCATCCTGCGGAAGACGGACGACGTCGAGACCTCCGTGTACGCGCGGATGCTCGCCGAGGACGTCGTCGTGGACGGCAAGGTCATCGCGCCGGCCAACGTCGACCTGGGTGACGTGCTCATCGACGCCCTCGTGGGCGCCGGCGTGGAGGAGGTCAAGACCCGCTCGGTCCTGACCTGTGAGTCCGCCGTCGGTACCTGTGCCTTCTGCTACGGCCGTTCGCTGGCCACCGGCAAGCTGGTCGACATCGGTGAGGCGGTCGGCATCATCGCCGCCCAGTCCATCGGTGAGCCCGGTACCCAGCTGACGATGCGTACCTTCCACACCGGTGGTGTGGCCGGTGACGACATCACCCAGGGTCTGCCCCGTGTTGTCGAGCTCTTCGAGGCCCGTCAGCCCAAGGGTGTCGCCCCGATCTCGGAGGCGGCCGGCCGCGTCCGTATCGAGGAGACCGAGAAGACCAAGAAGATCGTCGTCACCCCGGACGACGGCAGCGACGAGACGGCGTTCCCGATCTCGAAGCGTGCCCGTCTGCTGGTGGGCGAGGGCGACCACGTCGAGGTGGGCCAGAAGCTCACCGTGGGTGCCACCAACCCGCACGACGTGCTGCGGATCCTCGGTCAGCGCGCGGTCCAGGTCCACCTGGTCGGCGAGGTCCAGAAGGTCTACAACTCGCAGGGTGTGTCGATCCACGACAAGCACATCGAGATCATCATCCGGCAGATGCTGCGCCGTGTGACGATCATCGAGTCCGGCGACGCGGAGCTGCTGCCGGGCGAGCTCGTCGAGCGCTCGAAGTTCGAGACCGAGAACCGTCGTGTGGTCACCGAGGGCGGTCACCCCGCCTCCGGCCGTCCGCAGCTGATGGGTATCACCAAGGCCTCGCTGGCGACGGAGTCCTGGCTGTCGGCCGCCTCCTTCCAGGAGACGACCCGAGTCCTGACGGATGCGGCGATCAACGCCAAGTCCGACAGCCTCATCGGCCTCAAGGAGAACGTCATCATCGGTAAGCTCATCCCGGCCGGTACGGGTCTGTCCCGCTACCGCAACATCCGGGTGGAGCCGACCGAGGAGGCCAAGGCCGCGATGTACTCGGCCGTCGGCTACGACGACATCGACTACTCGCCGTTCGGCACCGGCTCCGGCCAGGCCGTTCCGCTGGAGGACTACGACTACGGTCCGTACAACCAGTAA
- a CDS encoding phage tail protein: MAETTTAYAGNTYTADVAPGSLITQDGQIQWAGLLIGPGTPFAVDRSGLTGWEDLPEYDSSDAERPTSHGAWPGSRYAKPRKVGGTIVLMPEWNQAPDAIRALRQALALLDEERWLTVQLHGELLAVRARIAQRVVPADQGFATQGSSKMSIQWLAADPRRYVVNEQLTTTTAPQPESGLTWPLTWPLSWGQATSTGDAVAENTGSAATHPVIVFRGPCSMPTVTERVSRRRLRYAIDLAAGDELTVDTAAGTVTLNNTASRRHTAMADSSPEELFLLEPGRTELSFRPDEASADALMTVRWRSAEW; the protein is encoded by the coding sequence ATGGCCGAGACCACAACCGCATACGCCGGAAACACCTACACCGCCGACGTCGCGCCCGGCTCACTGATCACCCAGGACGGGCAGATCCAGTGGGCCGGGCTTCTCATCGGCCCCGGCACCCCGTTCGCCGTCGACCGCTCCGGTCTCACCGGCTGGGAGGACCTGCCCGAGTACGACTCCTCCGACGCCGAACGCCCCACTTCGCACGGCGCCTGGCCCGGTTCCCGGTACGCCAAGCCGCGCAAGGTCGGCGGCACGATCGTGCTGATGCCGGAGTGGAACCAGGCGCCCGACGCCATCCGCGCGCTGCGACAGGCGCTCGCCCTGCTCGACGAGGAGCGCTGGCTGACCGTGCAGCTCCACGGGGAGCTGCTCGCCGTCCGCGCGCGGATCGCCCAGCGCGTGGTCCCCGCCGACCAGGGCTTCGCCACCCAGGGCAGCTCCAAGATGTCCATCCAGTGGCTCGCGGCCGATCCGCGCCGCTACGTCGTCAACGAGCAGCTCACCACCACCACGGCCCCGCAGCCCGAGTCCGGGCTGACCTGGCCGCTGACCTGGCCGCTCAGCTGGGGCCAGGCGACGAGCACCGGCGATGCCGTCGCCGAGAACACCGGCTCCGCGGCGACCCATCCGGTGATCGTCTTCCGCGGCCCGTGCTCCATGCCGACCGTCACGGAGCGGGTCAGCCGGCGCCGGCTGCGGTACGCGATCGACCTGGCGGCCGGCGACGAGCTCACCGTCGACACGGCCGCAGGCACGGTCACGCTCAACAACACCGCCTCCCGCCGGCACACGGCGATGGCGGACTCCAGCCCCGAGGAGCTCTTCCTCCTGGAGCCGGGCCGCACCGAGCTGTCCTTCCGGCCGGACGAGGCGAGCGCGGACGCACTGATGACGGTGCGCTGGCGCAGCGCCGAATGGTGA